A genomic window from Aurantimicrobium photophilum includes:
- a CDS encoding HD domain-containing protein, producing the protein MSTPSHSPVVNHLGRDVTGKIPDASRVPGMIELNERDGAIWSLAKDFLRTRDNDAHSLYAYSIAQALLSQIPEADENIVLPAILLHDTGWSTVDERLALEAIAPGADDSLRHLIIQHEKEGARIAREILEQVGVPEEDIVQIVDIIDGHDTRLVTINTNDALVKDSDKVWRVTPHGRRVVMDWFGIDAEQSLRLCAYRAYNELFTDQAKAMSRVLVTTACMDFSEEIAHTYTREDVA; encoded by the coding sequence ATGTCGACCCCATCCCACTCACCAGTTGTCAATCACCTGGGCCGCGATGTCACCGGAAAGATTCCGGACGCATCGCGAGTCCCCGGGATGATTGAACTGAACGAGCGGGATGGGGCGATTTGGTCCCTTGCGAAGGATTTCCTTCGCACCCGCGATAACGATGCGCACAGCCTCTATGCGTATTCGATCGCACAAGCACTGCTCTCCCAGATTCCTGAAGCTGATGAAAACATCGTGCTTCCCGCAATACTTCTCCACGACACGGGTTGGTCCACGGTCGATGAGCGTTTAGCGCTGGAAGCCATTGCTCCCGGAGCAGATGACTCTCTGCGCCACTTGATCATTCAGCACGAAAAAGAGGGTGCACGCATTGCGCGGGAAATCCTCGAGCAGGTCGGTGTTCCTGAAGAAGACATCGTGCAGATCGTGGACATCATTGATGGCCACGACACTCGTCTGGTCACCATCAACACCAATGACGCCCTGGTTAAGGACTCAGACAAGGTCTGGCGCGTCACTCCTCACGGCCGTCGCGTCGTGATGGACTGGTTTGGCATTGATGCTGAACAATCCCTGCGGTTGTGTGCCTACCGCGCGTATAACGAACTTTTCACTGACCAAGCAAAGGCCATGTCCCGAGTACTTGTGACTACGGCATGCATGGATTTCAGCGAAGAAATTGCTCACACTTACACCCGAGAGGATGTCGCCTAA
- a CDS encoding 2Fe-2S iron-sulfur cluster-binding protein: MPNVTYISPDGTETTLEARDGDSVMEIAVKNGVKGIVAECGGACSCATCHVYVDEAFVGAAGEVSDLEDDMLDGAESERLPVSRLSCQIKMCAELDGLKVRIAPKQ, translated from the coding sequence ATGCCGAACGTAACTTACATTTCCCCCGACGGAACTGAGACCACCCTCGAAGCTCGTGACGGTGATTCCGTCATGGAAATCGCTGTGAAGAACGGCGTCAAGGGCATCGTTGCTGAATGTGGTGGAGCATGCTCCTGCGCAACCTGCCACGTCTATGTTGATGAGGCTTTCGTTGGTGCTGCCGGCGAAGTTTCTGACCTCGAAGATGACATGCTCGACGGTGCTGAGTCCGAGCGTCTCCCCGTTTCTCGCCTGTCCTGCCAGATCAAGATGTGTGCAGAGCTCGACGGCCTCAAGGT
- a CDS encoding SDR family NAD(P)-dependent oxidoreductase, giving the protein MGASPQFDGKVVIVTGAAGGLGRAFAQGFAAEGAQLVVADIDQAGVEETASMLNASGAKAIAVKVDVTSKESTDALAQAALDAFGRIDVLINNAAIYATLTRKPFTEIDPAEWDRVMNVNVKGAWLCSASVYPKMAQPGGRIVNIASATVFSGSPLWMHYVASKGAVIGMTRVMAREVGPQGVTVNAIAPGFTLTEASLSLMEDAETYGVDRGAIKRASQPEDIVGTAIFLAGEQSGYITGQTLVVDGGKQFI; this is encoded by the coding sequence ATGGGTGCTTCACCACAGTTTGACGGCAAAGTTGTCATTGTCACCGGCGCAGCCGGTGGCTTAGGTCGTGCCTTTGCTCAGGGGTTCGCTGCCGAAGGCGCCCAGCTCGTTGTGGCCGATATTGACCAGGCAGGCGTGGAAGAAACCGCCTCGATGCTGAATGCATCTGGTGCGAAAGCCATTGCCGTTAAGGTCGATGTCACCAGCAAAGAATCCACGGATGCTCTGGCCCAAGCTGCTCTGGATGCGTTTGGACGTATTGATGTGCTCATCAACAACGCAGCCATCTATGCAACGCTGACCCGCAAGCCCTTCACCGAGATTGACCCTGCAGAATGGGATCGCGTCATGAACGTGAACGTCAAGGGCGCGTGGCTGTGTTCAGCCTCGGTTTATCCCAAGATGGCTCAGCCTGGTGGTCGCATTGTGAACATTGCCTCCGCAACTGTCTTCAGCGGTTCGCCACTGTGGATGCACTACGTCGCGTCCAAGGGCGCCGTGATCGGCATGACCCGTGTGATGGCTCGTGAAGTGGGCCCACAGGGCGTCACCGTCAATGCCATTGCTCCAGGATTTACCCTGACTGAAGCCAGCTTGAGCCTGATGGAAGACGCCGAGACCTATGGCGTGGACCGCGGTGCTATCAAGCGTGCCAGCCAGCCCGAAGACATCGTGGGAACCGCTATTTTCCTTGCCGGCGAACAGTCCGGTTACATCACCGGCCAGACCCTCGTGGTCGATGGCGGCAAGCAATTCATCTAA